One window of Sphingomonas sp. KC8 genomic DNA carries:
- a CDS encoding chemotaxis protein CheW — protein MSTSENSDDRKIVTFTLGEQMFGIDMRALIEIREWEEPTPLPSVASYIKGVTNLRGSVVPVVGLAERLGWAPSVLHARSCILVVSIGGRQAGFLVDEVADIVAIKGEDIQPAPEVEMVEASMIAGLVKIERRTQEADDAETMVLLLDLEALSLGRMMDLAA, from the coding sequence ATGAGCACGAGCGAAAATTCCGACGACCGCAAGATCGTCACCTTCACGCTGGGCGAGCAGATGTTCGGCATCGACATGCGCGCGCTGATCGAAATCCGTGAATGGGAAGAGCCGACGCCGCTGCCGAGCGTGGCTTCCTACATCAAGGGCGTGACGAACCTGCGCGGTTCGGTGGTTCCCGTCGTCGGCCTGGCCGAACGCCTCGGCTGGGCGCCGAGCGTGCTGCATGCGCGATCCTGCATCCTGGTCGTCAGCATCGGCGGCCGCCAGGCAGGCTTTCTGGTGGATGAAGTGGCCGACATCGTGGCGATCAAGGGTGAAGATATCCAGCCCGCACCGGAAGTCGAGATGGTCGAAGCGAGCATGATCGCCGGCCTCGTCAAGATCGAACGGCGCACGCAGGAAGCCGACGATGCCGAAACGATGGTCCTGCTGCTCGACCTCGAAGCGCTCAGCCTCGGACGCATGATGGATCTCGCCGCGTGA
- a CDS encoding CheR family methyltransferase, producing MKHSAIPLASDSAGGSGPAVAGELGLPEFRAIAAIMQSEARIHLVESKVVLVHSRLSRRLREHGLTRFSDYVALVREDATERAAMVVALTTNHTHFFREDHHFDHLRQTVLPQLQARARSGAPVRIWSAGCSSGEEVYTIAMCLAGEGQTSAAWLRQGDVKLLATDIAPHVVDSVARGFYSAATVEPIPSAYRSRWLRPEGDGHVVVDELRELVTARVLNLFDRWPMRQQYDVIFCRNVMIYFDDKAKTELEARFVDMLAPGGHLYIGHSERLMGPAAAAMEPVGQTIYVKTGGAGR from the coding sequence GTGAAGCACAGCGCCATCCCTCTTGCCAGCGACAGCGCGGGCGGATCGGGGCCGGCCGTCGCCGGAGAACTCGGCTTGCCCGAGTTCCGCGCGATCGCGGCGATCATGCAGAGCGAAGCGCGGATCCACCTTGTCGAAAGCAAGGTCGTACTCGTCCATTCGCGGCTTAGCCGGCGCTTGCGTGAACATGGCCTGACACGCTTTTCCGACTATGTGGCCCTGGTGCGGGAAGATGCCACGGAACGCGCGGCAATGGTGGTGGCGCTGACAACCAACCACACGCACTTCTTCCGTGAAGATCATCATTTCGATCATTTGCGGCAGACGGTGCTGCCACAGTTGCAGGCGCGGGCACGATCGGGCGCGCCGGTTCGTATCTGGTCGGCCGGCTGCTCCAGTGGCGAGGAAGTGTACACCATCGCCATGTGCCTGGCGGGTGAAGGGCAGACGAGCGCGGCGTGGCTGCGGCAGGGCGACGTCAAACTGCTGGCCACCGATATCGCCCCGCATGTCGTCGATTCCGTCGCGCGTGGTTTTTATTCGGCGGCGACTGTCGAACCGATTCCGAGCGCCTATCGCAGCCGTTGGTTGCGGCCGGAAGGCGACGGCCATGTCGTGGTCGATGAGTTGCGCGAGCTGGTGACAGCACGGGTCCTGAACCTGTTCGATCGCTGGCCGATGCGCCAGCAATATGACGTCATCTTTTGCCGCAACGTCATGATCTATTTCGACGACAAGGCTAAAACCGAGCTTGAGGCGCGGTTCGTCGACATGCTCGCGCCCGGTGGCCATCTGTATATCGGCCATTCCGAACGCCTGATGGGCCCGGCGGCGGCGGCGATGGAGCCTGTCGGCCAGACGATCTACGTCAAGACGGGCGGGGCTGGGCGATGA
- a CDS encoding protein-glutamate methylesterase/protein-glutamine glutaminase — protein MSERTRVLIVDDSASMRAVLSRMLSADPEIEVIGVAPEPHTAREMIKTLNPDVVTLDIEMPGMDGLSFLEKIMRLRPMPVIMCSTLTARGAEATIEALRLGAVDCIAKPTGNPLEIAQDAALLRKMVKAAKRSSVRRGPSQLPPVASAQPGTQRDVLIAIGASTGGVEALFSVIGALPPDCPPVLVVQHMPAAFTNGFAARLDRESRVSVVEAVAGMPISRGTVYIAPGGENHMELVGGTTGHIRLRPSDPVGGHRPSVDVLFHSVAALGSRAVGAILTGMGSDGAAGLMAMRAAGARTLGQNQATCVVYGMPRAAFEIGAVEREVSLSAMPEAILAACRK, from the coding sequence ATGAGCGAACGTACCCGTGTCCTGATCGTCGACGACAGCGCATCGATGCGCGCGGTGCTGAGCCGGATGTTGTCGGCTGATCCCGAGATTGAAGTGATCGGCGTCGCACCCGAACCGCACACCGCGCGCGAGATGATCAAGACGCTCAACCCCGATGTCGTGACGCTTGATATCGAGATGCCGGGGATGGACGGCCTGTCCTTTCTGGAAAAGATCATGCGGCTGCGGCCGATGCCGGTGATCATGTGTTCGACGCTGACAGCGCGTGGCGCCGAGGCGACGATCGAGGCGCTCCGGCTGGGTGCGGTGGACTGCATTGCCAAACCGACCGGCAATCCGTTGGAAATCGCCCAGGACGCAGCCCTGCTGCGCAAGATGGTGAAGGCGGCCAAGCGATCTTCGGTGCGCCGTGGCCCTTCGCAACTGCCGCCTGTCGCTTCGGCCCAGCCCGGCACGCAGCGCGATGTGCTGATCGCGATCGGAGCGTCGACCGGCGGGGTGGAAGCCCTGTTTTCGGTGATCGGCGCGCTGCCGCCGGATTGCCCGCCGGTGCTCGTCGTCCAGCACATGCCGGCGGCGTTCACCAATGGATTTGCCGCGCGGCTCGATCGGGAATCGCGCGTTTCGGTGGTCGAAGCGGTGGCCGGAATGCCGATCAGCCGTGGGACCGTCTATATTGCACCAGGGGGTGAGAACCACATGGAGCTGGTGGGCGGTACGACCGGTCACATCCGGTTGCGGCCCAGCGATCCCGTCGGGGGGCATCGTCCATCGGTCGACGTGCTGTTCCATTCGGTAGCGGCGCTGGGATCGCGCGCTGTTGGCGCAATCCTGACCGGGATGGGCAGCGATGGTGCAGCCGGCCTGATGGCCATGCGCGCCGCCGGCGCCCGGACGCTCGGCCAGAACCAGGCCACCTGCGTGGTTTACGGGATGCCGCGCGCCGCCTTCGAGATCGGGGCGGTCGAACGGGAAGTGAGTTTATCAGCAATGCCCGAGGCCATCCTCGCGGCTTGCCGGAAGTAA
- a CDS encoding response regulator, with protein MPAASAIKVMVVDDQTSMRAMIRRALQDLGFKDIRDKAGAVEALPAVKSDRVHLIISDYNMPDMDGLQFLEAVRADPVIGKTVFIMLTGSADREVVQKAAALGVNNYVVKPFAPAALKEKIERVFGELT; from the coding sequence ATGCCGGCAGCGTCTGCAATTAAGGTTATGGTGGTCGACGATCAGACGAGCATGCGTGCAATGATCCGGCGCGCGCTTCAGGATCTTGGCTTCAAGGATATCCGCGACAAGGCGGGGGCGGTGGAAGCCTTGCCCGCAGTCAAGTCCGATCGCGTTCACCTGATCATTTCCGATTATAACATGCCCGATATGGATGGTCTCCAGTTTCTGGAAGCTGTCCGCGCCGATCCGGTGATCGGCAAGACCGTGTTCATCATGCTGACGGGATCGGCCGATCGAGAGGTCGTGCAGAAAGCCGCGGCGCTGGGCGTGAACAATTATGTGGTCAAGCCGTTCGCGCCGGCCGCGCTCAAGGAAAAAATCGAGCGCGTCTTCGGTGAGTTGACCTGA
- a CDS encoding chemotaxis protein CheD (catalyzes the conversion of glutamine residues to glutamate on methyl-accepting chemotaxis receptors), producing the protein MRRIPIVQGEHRVVAEPGVIISTLLGSCVAVCLQDPVARVGGMNHFLLGEPGTESRVEQGEEQRYGVHAMELLINGMMQRGAMRTRLRAHLYGGANIIAGLGAIGSSNAAFARQFMETEGIAIGRCELGGTRARKVEFMPYEGRVRSSLVADAPPIAPVKPIKLPDGDVELF; encoded by the coding sequence ATGCGGCGCATCCCGATCGTCCAGGGTGAGCACCGCGTGGTCGCGGAACCCGGCGTCATCATTTCGACCCTGCTTGGATCCTGCGTGGCGGTGTGCTTGCAGGATCCGGTGGCGCGGGTCGGTGGCATGAACCATTTCCTGCTGGGCGAACCGGGGACGGAAAGCCGGGTCGAGCAGGGCGAAGAACAGCGTTACGGCGTCCACGCCATGGAACTGCTGATCAACGGCATGATGCAGCGTGGCGCCATGCGAACGCGGCTGCGCGCGCACCTTTATGGCGGCGCGAACATCATCGCCGGATTGGGCGCGATCGGCAGCAGCAACGCGGCCTTTGCGCGCCAGTTCATGGAGACCGAAGGCATCGCGATCGGTCGCTGCGAACTGGGCGGAACGCGGGCGCGCAAGGTGGAATTCATGCCCTACGAAGGCCGGGTCCGTTCCAGCCTCGTCGCGGATGCGCCGCCGATCGCGCCCGTCAAACCGATCAAGCTGCCCGACGGCGACGTCGAACTTTTCTGA
- a CDS encoding flagellar motor protein MotB: MASGQNEGLAPIVIRKVRKHKPHAHHGGAWKVAYADFVTAMMAFFMLLWLLANPNKAQLKGLAEYFSPQPAKDSPAATLTTAPGSQPGLGGRGRRAQAADTTSVGQPSAEAGVNGAARGGTANVPEAALRVLADELTLSLEKPPESPDQTRSVRTESSRDGLRVHLVDSANRSMFRGPTAELNDYARQLLTRLARKLAKTGAQVAIEGHTDSSGGQSDANWRLSGDRALAARSAMIAAGLSADRFSEVVAKAGSEPIYPDRPDRPENRRITIVIMAAAPALPQDASFKF, translated from the coding sequence ATGGCATCGGGACAGAATGAAGGCCTCGCGCCGATCGTCATTCGCAAGGTACGCAAGCACAAGCCGCATGCGCATCATGGCGGGGCGTGGAAGGTCGCCTATGCCGATTTCGTGACGGCGATGATGGCCTTCTTCATGTTGCTGTGGTTGCTTGCAAACCCCAACAAGGCCCAGTTGAAGGGGTTGGCCGAATATTTTTCGCCCCAACCGGCCAAGGATTCCCCGGCGGCGACGCTGACAACTGCGCCGGGAAGCCAGCCCGGCCTGGGCGGGCGCGGTCGGCGGGCGCAGGCCGCTGACACGACGTCGGTCGGCCAGCCTTCCGCTGAAGCGGGCGTCAACGGCGCGGCACGTGGCGGTACCGCGAACGTCCCTGAAGCGGCATTGCGCGTGCTTGCCGATGAACTGACATTGTCGCTGGAAAAGCCCCCTGAATCGCCAGATCAGACGCGCAGTGTGCGCACGGAATCCAGCCGTGACGGGCTGCGGGTGCATCTTGTCGACAGCGCCAACCGCTCGATGTTTCGCGGTCCCACGGCGGAACTGAACGATTATGCCCGCCAATTGCTGACCCGGCTGGCGCGCAAGCTTGCCAAGACGGGCGCGCAGGTCGCGATCGAAGGGCATACCGATTCGTCGGGCGGACAGAGCGACGCCAACTGGCGGCTGTCGGGCGACAGGGCACTGGCGGCGCGATCGGCGATGATCGCAGCGGGGTTGTCCGCGGATCGTTTTTCCGAAGTGGTCGCCAAGGCGGGGTCGGAACCGATCTATCCCGATCGGCCCGATCGCCCCGAAAACCGGCGGATTACCATCGTGATCATGGCTGCCGCACCGGCACTGCCGCAGGATGCTAGCTTCAAATTCTAG
- a CDS encoding PilZ domain-containing protein, with protein sequence MTQQAFDGIEDGTDPWQPARTAPLLTPRSARTMTLFLIGRIMSDRCDTLCCIRNLSAGGLKAEVRAPFVVGEPIRIEFRNGDIMPSSVRWVDRRAIGVQFDTPVDVERMLSECSTIRRPSAALAPRAPRMPTNCPAEVRIEGRVHRVSVEDLSQGGAKLATALPLEKDMLLTLTVPGLDPLRGVVRWVRGDRVGVAFLEPIAFAVLAEWLNDPSIRYAAILPGE encoded by the coding sequence ATGACACAGCAGGCCTTCGATGGTATCGAAGACGGAACCGATCCGTGGCAACCGGCGCGGACCGCGCCGCTGCTGACCCCGCGTTCGGCGCGCACGATGACGCTGTTTTTGATCGGCCGGATCATGAGCGACCGGTGCGACACCCTGTGCTGCATCCGCAACCTTTCCGCCGGCGGGCTGAAGGCGGAGGTGCGCGCGCCATTCGTTGTCGGCGAACCGATCCGTATCGAGTTTCGCAACGGTGATATCATGCCCAGTTCGGTGCGCTGGGTCGATCGTCGGGCCATCGGCGTCCAGTTCGATACGCCCGTCGACGTGGAACGGATGTTGTCCGAATGCTCCACCATTCGCCGGCCAAGCGCCGCGCTGGCACCACGCGCGCCGCGAATGCCCACGAACTGTCCGGCCGAAGTGCGGATCGAAGGGCGGGTTCACCGCGTATCTGTCGAGGATTTGTCGCAGGGCGGTGCCAAGCTCGCGACGGCCTTGCCCCTTGAAAAAGACATGCTGCTGACGCTGACGGTACCTGGTCTCGATCCCTTGCGCGGGGTGGTGCGCTGGGTGCGCGGGGACAGGGTTGGCGTTGCCTTTCTGGAACCGATCGCTTTTGCGGTGCTGGCCGAATGGCTCAACGATCCATCGATCCGCTACGCCGCGATCCTGCCGGGCGAATGA
- the fliP gene encoding flagellar type III secretion system pore protein FliP (The bacterial flagellar biogenesis protein FliP forms a type III secretion system (T3SS)-type pore required for flagellar assembly.): MRKALTLAAIALMVALPEAAMAQSVSANLGEGSISGRAIQLVMMLTVLSLAPGILMTVTSFTRIVVALSLLRTGIGAPGVPPNPVIISLALFLSFFVMAPTFDAAWKQGITPYNEGRITEAQAFERTSKPFHTFMLKHVRDDDVRLFVELSGKKPTPRAELPMTTLMPAFMISELRRAFEIGFLLLLPFLVIDLAVAAVLMAMGMMMLPPATISLPMKIIFFVLVDGWALIAGSLVKSFGGPG, translated from the coding sequence ATGCGTAAGGCGCTTACCCTTGCCGCGATCGCCTTGATGGTCGCGCTGCCCGAAGCCGCGATGGCGCAGAGCGTTTCGGCCAATCTGGGCGAAGGATCGATTTCCGGCCGGGCGATCCAGTTGGTGATGATGCTGACGGTGCTGAGCCTTGCGCCCGGCATCCTGATGACCGTCACTTCCTTCACCCGGATCGTGGTTGCGCTGTCATTGCTGCGCACCGGCATCGGCGCGCCTGGCGTACCGCCCAATCCGGTGATCATCAGCCTGGCGCTGTTCCTGTCCTTCTTCGTGATGGCGCCCACCTTCGATGCTGCGTGGAAGCAGGGCATCACGCCCTATAATGAAGGCCGGATCACCGAGGCGCAGGCGTTCGAGCGCACATCCAAGCCGTTTCACACCTTCATGCTGAAACATGTCCGCGACGATGATGTCCGCCTGTTCGTCGAACTGTCCGGCAAGAAACCGACACCACGGGCCGAACTGCCGATGACGACCCTGATGCCCGCCTTCATGATTTCAGAACTGCGGCGCGCGTTTGAAATCGGGTTCCTGCTGCTGCTGCCCTTCCTTGTCATCGATCTGGCCGTCGCCGCCGTGCTGATGGCGATGGGCATGATGATGTTGCCGCCCGCGACCATATCCCTACCGATGAAGATCATCTTCTTCGTGCTGGTCGACGGCTGGGCGCTGATTGCGGGATCGCTGGTCAAAAGCTTTGGCGGGCCGGGCTGA
- a CDS encoding flagellar biosynthetic protein FliO, translating to MDFLALLRTFGALGIVLGLLAGALWLVRRYDLKLPGALMGGMMRSAGPRRIEMIERLPIDPRRSVALIRRDDKEHLVMIAPEGLLLIETAIPADAEKAVPHA from the coding sequence GTGGATTTCCTTGCACTCCTGCGCACCTTCGGCGCGCTCGGCATCGTCCTTGGGCTGCTGGCCGGCGCCTTGTGGCTGGTGCGCCGCTACGATCTGAAACTGCCCGGCGCCCTGATGGGCGGGATGATGCGATCGGCCGGCCCGCGCCGGATCGAAATGATCGAACGGCTGCCGATCGATCCGCGCCGCTCGGTCGCGCTTATCCGCCGCGACGACAAGGAACATCTGGTGATGATCGCCCCCGAAGGCCTGTTGCTGATCGAAACCGCGATCCCCGCCGACGCCGAAAAGGCCGTCCCCCATGCGTAA
- a CDS encoding FliM/FliN family flagellar motor switch protein has product MSVLEGIPVDLSIVLGSTSLPIRQVLKMGRGAMIPLDCGHSDPTLVYVNNELVAKGKVLVDGEHMSLEITEVVQRGR; this is encoded by the coding sequence ATGTCCGTCCTCGAGGGAATACCTGTCGATCTGTCGATTGTGCTCGGATCGACCAGCCTGCCGATCCGGCAAGTGCTGAAAATGGGCCGTGGCGCGATGATCCCGCTCGATTGCGGGCATAGCGATCCGACGCTTGTCTATGTGAACAACGAACTGGTGGCGAAGGGCAAGGTGCTCGTCGACGGCGAACATATGTCGCTGGAAATCACCGAAGTCGTGCAGCGGGGCCGCTAG
- the flgC gene encoding flagellar basal body rod protein FlgC: protein MDLKTSIGVSASGLRAQSLRMRVIAENLANSDSVSRTAGGDPYRRRVATFKTEVDRATGGTNVKVQSITGDKSDFQRVYQPGSPAADASGYVLRPNVNGLVESADMKAAQRSYEANLNAIEAARGLTMRTIDLLK from the coding sequence ATGGACCTTAAAACATCGATCGGTGTGTCCGCGTCGGGCCTGCGGGCACAATCGTTGCGGATGCGCGTGATCGCCGAAAATCTCGCCAACTCGGATTCCGTGTCGCGCACGGCGGGGGGCGATCCGTATCGCCGCCGCGTTGCGACCTTCAAAACCGAAGTCGACCGCGCGACCGGTGGCACCAACGTCAAGGTCCAGTCGATCACCGGCGACAAAAGCGACTTCCAGCGCGTCTATCAGCCGGGCAGCCCGGCCGCCGATGCGTCGGGCTACGTCTTGCGTCCTAACGTCAACGGACTGGTCGAGTCCGCCGATATGAAGGCGGCGCAGCGGTCCTACGAAGCCAATCTCAATGCGATCGAAGCCGCGCGCGGCCTCACCATGCGCACCATCGATCTGCTCAAGTAA
- a CDS encoding flagellar hook-basal body complex protein FliE gives MSIGALDAAAAYGRVLTSSAPKIGEAEGPGAASPAGGGFGGMIENFVTEAASSMRTAEAASAKQVAGKGDLIDVVTAIGAAETALDTVVAVRDRVVNAYSEIMRMQI, from the coding sequence ATGTCTATCGGAGCATTGGACGCCGCCGCCGCTTATGGCCGCGTGCTCACATCGTCGGCCCCTAAGATCGGCGAAGCCGAAGGGCCGGGCGCCGCATCGCCGGCCGGCGGCGGATTTGGCGGGATGATCGAAAATTTCGTTACCGAAGCCGCCAGTTCGATGCGCACCGCCGAAGCGGCCAGCGCCAAGCAGGTGGCCGGCAAGGGTGATCTGATCGATGTCGTCACCGCCATCGGTGCAGCCGAAACCGCGCTCGACACCGTGGTCGCGGTGCGCGATCGGGTGGTGAACGCTTACTCCGAAATCATGCGCATGCAGATCTGA
- a CDS encoding flagellar biosynthetic protein FliQ — protein MDSFQAIELAKAGLLLVLTIAGPMLIASLIVGVAIGLFQALTQIQEMTLTFVPKILVLGIVLLLSLPMIGRALSAFMARVADIIVTG, from the coding sequence ATGGATTCGTTTCAGGCCATTGAGCTGGCGAAGGCCGGCCTGTTGCTGGTGTTGACGATCGCGGGGCCGATGCTGATCGCCTCGCTGATCGTCGGTGTCGCCATCGGCCTGTTTCAGGCCCTGACCCAGATTCAGGAAATGACGCTCACCTTCGTGCCCAAGATCCTCGTGCTCGGCATCGTATTGTTGCTGTCGCTGCCGATGATCGGGCGGGCGCTGTCCGCGTTCATGGCGCGGGTGGCGGACATCATCGTCACCGGCTGA
- the fliR gene encoding flagellar biosynthetic protein FliR: protein MANLPFDATAFLILFARVGAILMLLPVFSEDAIPPRVRLMLGLGFTAGLFGLLSGRVTPVIGSETALPGIIISELLVGLAMGMIIRILFNAASMAGAIVSLQVGLSSALISDPGMGGQSPLIARFVTVAAAVMCMAMGVHHLWIASIVQSYALFPVGGLPPAEDFARLAVETTGQAMGLALSLAAPLLVYGIVFNVALGLAARMAPAIQVFFITQPLNILLGLALFAVVIGTMLTSFAEAMGTFMQNGWSL, encoded by the coding sequence ATGGCCAATCTGCCTTTTGACGCCACGGCCTTCTTGATCCTGTTCGCGCGGGTCGGGGCGATATTGATGCTGCTGCCGGTCTTTTCCGAAGATGCGATCCCGCCGCGGGTGCGGCTGATGCTGGGCCTTGGCTTTACCGCCGGACTGTTCGGGCTGTTGAGCGGGCGGGTGACGCCGGTCATCGGATCGGAAACCGCGCTGCCGGGGATCATCATCTCCGAATTGCTGGTGGGCCTTGCGATGGGGATGATCATCCGCATCCTGTTCAACGCGGCATCAATGGCGGGTGCGATCGTCAGTCTGCAGGTCGGTTTGTCGTCCGCGCTGATTTCAGATCCGGGGATGGGCGGGCAATCGCCGCTGATCGCGCGTTTCGTTACCGTCGCGGCGGCGGTGATGTGCATGGCGATGGGCGTGCACCATCTGTGGATCGCCTCGATCGTCCAGTCCTACGCCCTGTTCCCTGTCGGTGGCCTTCCGCCGGCGGAGGATTTCGCGCGGCTGGCGGTGGAAACCACCGGGCAGGCGATGGGCCTGGCGCTCAGCCTTGCAGCACCGCTGCTTGTTTACGGCATCGTATTCAACGTCGCCCTTGGCCTGGCTGCGCGGATGGCGCCGGCGATCCAGGTGTTCTTCATCACCCAGCCGCTCAACATCCTGCTCGGCCTTGCGCTGTTCGCGGTGGTGATCGGCACAATGCTGACGAGTTTCGCTGAAGCGATGGGAACGTTCATGCAGAATGGCTGGAGCCTTTAG
- the flhB gene encoding flagellar biosynthesis protein FlhB produces the protein MSEPDKDQKTEEPTQKKLDDARAKGDVASAPEMRHAAMFLGLIIVAGGLGAWSLSRLGAMFVRLWGGADDFPIEPTGAQNLIGGVMAHVAMSLAPIGGVLVGCALLTIFLQGRPTMAWSRVGFKWSKLSPIAGFGRLLGKRALVEFAKTLAKFSAIGIVAFMVAWPKAVALDQLIGAPAGAIGQTAMAIIYKMIKMIALLVFVIALADFIYQRRAFMQKMRMSLQELKDEMKQSDGDPQIKAKIRQIRMQRARRRMMTAVPTASVIITNPTHYAVALKYEHGDMAAPVVVAKGVDEVALKIREIAGAHKVPIVESPPLARALYAAVDIDHPIPTEHYAAVAEIIGYVMRLARRIA, from the coding sequence ATGTCCGAACCCGACAAGGACCAGAAGACCGAAGAACCGACCCAGAAGAAGCTCGACGATGCGCGAGCCAAGGGGGATGTCGCCAGTGCGCCGGAAATGCGCCACGCAGCGATGTTTCTGGGGCTGATCATCGTTGCCGGCGGGCTGGGTGCGTGGAGCCTTTCGCGGCTGGGCGCGATGTTCGTTCGGCTGTGGGGCGGCGCGGATGATTTTCCCATCGAGCCGACAGGTGCACAGAATTTGATCGGGGGCGTCATGGCGCATGTCGCCATGTCCCTCGCGCCGATCGGGGGCGTTCTGGTCGGCTGCGCGCTGTTGACGATATTCCTGCAGGGCCGGCCGACCATGGCCTGGTCACGGGTCGGCTTCAAATGGTCGAAACTGTCGCCGATCGCCGGGTTCGGCCGCTTGCTTGGCAAGCGTGCGCTGGTGGAGTTTGCCAAGACGCTCGCCAAATTTTCGGCGATCGGGATCGTTGCCTTCATGGTCGCATGGCCCAAGGCGGTCGCGCTCGACCAGCTGATCGGCGCGCCAGCGGGGGCGATCGGGCAGACCGCGATGGCGATCATTTACAAGATGATCAAGATGATCGCGTTGCTCGTTTTCGTGATCGCACTGGCCGATTTCATCTATCAGCGCCGCGCCTTCATGCAGAAAATGCGGATGAGCCTTCAGGAACTGAAGGACGAAATGAAGCAGAGCGATGGCGATCCCCAGATCAAGGCCAAGATCCGCCAGATCCGCATGCAGCGTGCGCGACGGCGGATGATGACGGCGGTGCCGACAGCCAGCGTCATCATCACCAACCCGACCCATTATGCCGTCGCGCTGAAATATGAACATGGCGACATGGCGGCCCCGGTGGTGGTGGCCAAGGGTGTCGACGAAGTCGCGCTCAAGATCCGCGAGATCGCCGGTGCCCATAAGGTACCGATCGTGGAAAGCCCGCCCTTGGCGCGTGCGCTGTACGCAGCGGTCGATATCGATCACCCGATCCCGACCGAGCATTACGCCGCCGTGGCGGAGATCATCGGCTACGTCATGCGCCTCGCCCGGCGGATCGCGTGA
- a CDS encoding flagellar basal body P-ring protein FlgI yields the protein MRTLTSFRARALIVASATVLAACGLGPAHASASPRIKDIVDVENVRSNQLVGYGLVVGLPGTGDRIRNTPFTEESIQAMLERMGVNIRGTQMRTQNVAAVSVTATMPPFARAGSKIDVQVSAMGDATSLQGGTLLVSSLRALDGEIYAVAQGPLAVSGFKAQGAAASVTRGVSTSGRIAGGAIIEREVPFALKSATSLKLALKNPDFTTAQRIANAINGHVPGAAEVLDPATVEISPRGLGGSVVDLVARIENLAVEVDQPARIVINEASGTVVMGADVKVSPVAIAQGGLTISVSETPVASQPGPFSDGETVVLPRTRIDVDDGSGRSLAMLNGGASLRSLVSGLNSLGVSPRDLITILQALRSAGALQADIEVQ from the coding sequence ATGCGAACCTTAACCAGCTTCAGGGCGCGGGCCCTTATCGTGGCGTCGGCTACGGTGCTTGCGGCCTGTGGCCTCGGCCCGGCGCACGCCTCGGCTTCGCCGCGGATCAAGGACATCGTCGATGTCGAAAATGTCCGTTCGAACCAGCTTGTCGGCTATGGCCTTGTGGTCGGCCTGCCTGGCACCGGCGATCGCATCCGCAACACGCCGTTCACCGAAGAAAGCATCCAGGCGATGCTGGAACGGATGGGCGTCAATATTCGCGGCACGCAGATGCGGACGCAGAATGTGGCCGCCGTTTCGGTAACGGCGACGATGCCGCCGTTTGCGCGTGCGGGTTCCAAGATCGACGTGCAGGTGTCGGCCATGGGCGATGCGACCAGCCTTCAGGGTGGAACATTGCTCGTGTCATCGCTGCGCGCGCTGGATGGCGAAATTTACGCCGTGGCGCAGGGGCCGCTCGCGGTATCCGGCTTCAAGGCGCAAGGGGCGGCCGCCAGCGTTACGCGCGGCGTTTCCACGTCGGGGCGGATTGCCGGTGGCGCGATCATCGAACGCGAAGTGCCCTTCGCACTTAAATCCGCGACCAGCCTGAAACTCGCGCTTAAAAATCCGGATTTCACAACGGCGCAGCGGATCGCCAACGCCATCAACGGCCATGTGCCAGGCGCGGCCGAAGTGCTCGATCCGGCAACGGTGGAAATCAGCCCGCGAGGGTTGGGCGGTTCGGTGGTCGATCTGGTTGCGCGCATCGAAAATCTGGCCGTCGAGGTCGATCAGCCTGCTCGCATCGTCATCAACGAAGCGTCGGGCACGGTTGTCATGGGCGCGGACGTCAAGGTCAGCCCGGTCGCGATCGCGCAGGGCGGGCTGACGATCAGCGTATCGGAAACCCCGGTCGCGTCGCAGCCTGGGCCTTTCTCGGATGGCGAAACGGTGGTGTTGCCGCGCACGCGGATCGACGTGGATGACGGCAGTGGCCGTTCGCTCGCGATGCTCAATGGCGGGGCGTCGCTCCGCTCGCTGGTGTCGGGCCTTAATTCGCTGGGCGTCAGCCCGCGCGATCTGATCACCATTCTTCAAGCCCTGCGTAGCGCTGGCGCGCTTCAGGCCGATATCGAGGTGCAATGA